In Pseudomonadota bacterium, the sequence GAAAAATTTCAAAGAACTTGTTGTGGTTTTGCTTAAGATTCTTGAAATGCAGATTCCAGGAGCAGGAAACAGGGCTGATATTGCAAGGGCTATTGCAAAATACATTGCAGGAAAACTTGAACTCGACGAGGAAGTGAAGAAAAATATTGTATTTGGCGCAGTATTACATGAAATAGGAAAAATAGGTCTACCCGAAAAGCTTATTAAGTCCGATTTAAAAGGTTTGGAGCCGCATAAGATAGAATTGTATTATCGATTTCCCGTAATCGGCTCTATAATAGTATCCACCTTTACCGGCTATTCTGATGCCGCTTATGATGTATGCCATCAATGTGAAAATTTTGATGGCTCCGGTACGCCTGATGGTCTAATGAAAGATGAAATTACCATCGGGGCGAAGATTTTACGGGCAATTATCTTTCAGGAAGAATTATTCATGATGGGACTTTCCTCACAGGAGGTCATAGAACAGATACGATCAGCGATGAACACAAAACTTGATCCTGTTATTTCAACATACCTTGTTAATTATCTGATGGAAAATGAAAAAGGATTTTCCATCAGCAAAAACAAGATCCCGATAGAAGAGCTCAAAGCAGGAATGGTGCTGGAAGAGGATCTATACTCTGTATCCGGCATAAAGATACTTCCAAAAGGAGTTGTGTTAACGGAGAGGATGGTTGAGATTATACTGGAACGTGACATTGTAGACCCTATTGTTGGAGGAGTTTCTGCATATAAGCCATAAACCTTGCCCCTTGGCCCTTTCGCTGTTACTTCAGTGAATAGTCAAAGACATTTTATCACGCTCATTGTCATTCCCCCCGTTCGGGGACAGGACTCTTTTGCCA encodes:
- a CDS encoding response regulator, encoding MHTILIVDDSPSALKLLNALLSKDQTYQIYQAGNAEEGIEIARDIRPDIIISDYYMPGKDGLEFCREIKNDTELSNTIFILLTAETDVAKKIEGLEGGVDDYIEKTISTKVLLGKVKAFLKIKTLQNELMKEKQKLQVANEQLKKNFKELVVVLLKILEMQIPGAGNRADIARAIAKYIAGKLELDEEVKKNIVFGAVLHEIGKIGLPEKLIKSDLKGLEPHKIELYYRFPVIGSIIVSTFTGYSDAAYDVCHQCENFDGSGTPDGLMKDEITIGAKILRAIIFQEELFMMGLSSQEVIEQIRSAMNTKLDPVISTYLVNYLMENEKGFSISKNKIPIEELKAGMVLEEDLYSVSGIKILPKGVVLTERMVEIILERDIVDPIVGGVSAYKP